A DNA window from Paralichthys olivaceus isolate ysfri-2021 chromosome 3, ASM2471397v2, whole genome shotgun sequence contains the following coding sequences:
- the polr2h gene encoding DNA-directed RNA polymerases I, II, and III subunit RPABC3: protein MAGILFEDIFDVKDIDPDGKKFDRVSRLHCESESFKMDLILDVNIQIYPVDLGDKFRLVIASTLYEDGTPDDGEYNPQDDRPSRADQFDYVMYGKVYKIEGDETSTEAATRLSAYVSYGGLLMRLQGDANNLHGFEVDSRVYLLMKKLAF, encoded by the exons ATGGCTGGGATTCTGTTTGAGGACATCTTTGACGTAAAAGACATCGACCCAGATGGCAAGAAGTTTGACAGAG TGTCTCGTCTTCATTGTGAAAGTGAATCCTTCAAGATGGACCTCATCTTGGATGTGAACATTCAGATCTATCCTGTTGATCTTG GTGATAAGTTCCGACTGGTTATTGCCAGTACATTATATGAAGATGGAACCCCAGATGATGGCGAGTATAATCCTCAGGATGACCGGCCGTCCAG AGCGGACCAGTTTGATTATGTGATGTACGGGAAGGTTTACAAGATTGAAGGCGACGAGACCTCAACAGAAGCAGCAACACGTCT ATCGGCCTACGTGTCGTACGGTGGCCTTCTCATGAGGCTGCAGGGAGATGCCAACAACCTTCACGGCTTTGAGGTGGACTCCAGGGTTTACCTGCTCATGAAGAAACTGGCCTTCTAA
- the mfsd8l1 gene encoding major facilitator superfamily domain-containing protein 8 → MDDRRKKKLTFCSIGLMFLLSGVEYAVILPTIWRYLQTLDAPPYFLGLALSAFSLSGLLSGPLFGHLSDRTQTTKKIILFANLFEIIGNFMYFMGYSKWLLLSSRLVAGIGTGAGSSIFGFLTRSTAPDDRATVFAAVMACRQAGLLIGPAFNIFLRLCNFQLGPFVVNKYTSPGLFMCLMWILLQLVVVFMYWDLPPLERKKVQESSTSKSRDEDSEPELVEDKEEDNDEGKPLMASQELVGSYGSVVTPNDKRNDFSAASNSSLNQISPPPSPPPSEIRESSSPFKDFSMSREFLREEVVVLLAAQFITLFNQTALETMVTPLTQKYFGYGELENSVMYCLCGVEVIAGFFFVRWLSRRVGERVVLAVGLAICNVSGVWCLIFLANPIGGFPWPLTEFIVGVFLQVLGLPFVAVAQVSLFSKVTCEKTQGFSQGVRRSVGGLATILGPLWAGGLTENIYIMMGVMMALLVLLTVMLVFSFDRLVEPAAEEEADGPDSRA, encoded by the exons ATGGACGATCGACGGAAAAAGAAGCTGACGTTCTGCAGCATAGGGCTGATGTTTCTGCTGAGCGGTGTGGAGTATG ctGTGATTCTGCCCACAATATGGAGGTACCTGCAGACTCTAGATGCACCACCTTACTTCCTGGGTTTGGCCCTGTCCGCTTTCAGCCTGAGTGGCCTCCTGTCGGGGCCGCTGTTCGGCCACTTGTCCGACAGAACACAAACCACCAAGAAGATCATCTTGTTCGCTAACCTCTTTGAGATAATCG GTAATTTCATGTACTTCATGGGCTACTCCAAGTGGCTCTTACTGTCCAGCAGATTGGTAGCAG gcATCGGCACGGGTGCTGGCTCATCTATCTTTGGCTTCCTGACCAGGAGCACGGCTCCAGACGACCGGGCCACAGTATTTGCTGCTGTTATGGCATGTCGACAGGCCGGCCTTCTGATTG GTCCAGCATTTAACATCTTCCTGAGGTTGTGTAATTTCCAACTGGGCCCTTTTGTAGTTAATAAATACACTTCACCAGGG CTGTTCATGTGCTTGATGTGGATCCTCCTTCAGCTGGTGGTGGTCTTCATGTACTGGGACCTGCCACctctggagagaaagaaagtacAGGAGAGTTCGACAAGCAAGAGCCGGGACGAGGACAGCGAGCCAGAGCTCGTGGAAGACAAGGAAGAGGACAACGATGAGGGAAAGCCCCTAATGGCGTCCCAGGAGCTGGTGGGGTCATACGGCTCAGTGGTGACACCCAACGACAAGAGGAACgacttctctgctgcctccaacTCCTCGCTGAATCAaatctcccctcctccctcaccaccGCCATCAGAGATCCGAGAGTCCTCCAGCCCCTTCAAGGATTTCAGTATGTCTCGAG AGTTCCTGAGAGAAGAGGTGGTTGTGCTGTTGGCTGCTCAGTTCATCACCCTCTTCAATCAGACAGCACTGGAG ACGATGGTGACTCCACTGACTCAGAAGTACTTTGGCTACGGGGAGCTGGAGAACAGCGTGATGTACTGTCTGTGTGGCGTGGAGGTGATCGCTGGCTTCTTCTTTGTGCGCTGGCTGAGCCGGCGTGTCGGTGAGCGGGTGGTCCTGGCCGTGGGTTTGGCCATCTGCAATGTCTCTGGTGTCTGGTGCCTCATCTTCCTGGCGAACCCGATAG GTGGTTTTCCTTGGCCGCTGACTGAGTTCATCGTCGGGGTGTTTCTGCAGGTGTTGGGTTTGCCATTTGTAGCTGTGGCCCAGGTTTCCCTCTTCTCCAAAGTCACTTGTGAGAAAACACAAG GTTTCAGTCAGGGAGTGCGTCGCTCAGTCGGAGGTCTAGCCACCATCCTGGGCCCTCTGTGGGCTGGTGGCCTCACTGAGAACATTTATATCATGATGGGGGTGATGATGGCActgctggtgctgctgacg GTTATGCTGGTGTTCTCATTCGACCGTCTGGTTGaacctgctgctgaggaggaagCTGACGGCCCAGACAGCCGTGCTTAA